In Pochonia chlamydosporia 170 chromosome 3, whole genome shotgun sequence, the following are encoded in one genomic region:
- a CDS encoding DNA polymerase gamma (similar to Aspergillus terreus NIH2624 XP_001211183.1) yields the protein MNALCPAAGHVQRASTASFVRIARHHAYRRLAWRAHVRWLSDIAKQENGKRRESLAIASQSRYNEIGVQQLSSHVFSQIFPDGCKPPPEELVKLSKDHLQRHDLLGKNTDDSGPIAFDLPQLQGRTLDEHFYKLGSDCAEPYLSNAKQFARASVPPKPRKWVRRSGWTKYYPDGRSEPVDVPNETMLCFDTEVMWKESPFAVMACASSPTAWYAWLSPWLLGESKNDRQLIPLGDPTKDRVIVGHNVGYDRARVLEEYDIKQSRNAFIDTMSLHVAVNGMCSQQRPTWMKHKKNRELRERIASQTPDNDLAELLSNKSMHDEEELWVERSSVNSLRDVAKFHLNVSIDKAVRDDFGELDRQGILAKLDELMDYCAADVAITHRIYQIVFPNFLEVCPHPVSFAALRHLASVILPVNKSWDAYIANSEATYHKLSDAVQERLVGLTDKALEIKNNPEKWQNDPWMKQLDWSGQEVRMVKGKRKDDPPRPAARQKKPGMPQWYKDLFTKNDSPISITVRTRIAPLLLRLAWDGHPLFWSDKYGWTFRVPRGESEKYTAKQMIQCTFDETEPALRDDREHEFFKLPHKDGPTARCANPMAKGYLSYFEKGTLSSEYEYAKEALEMNASCSYWISARDRIMSQMVVYEEDISGKKSGKRRAAKSTADSKGFILPQVIPMGTITRRAVENTWLTASNAKKNRVGSELKAMVKAPQGYCFVGADVDSEELWIASLVGDATFKIHGGNAIGFMTLEGTKAAGTDLHSRTAGILGITRNDAKVFNYGRIYGAGLKFAATLLRQFNPGLSEKETMEVASKLYANTKGTKTSRKVIHNKPFWRGGTESFVFNKLEEFAEQERPRTPVLGAGITEALMGRFINKGGYLTSRINWAIQSSGVDYLHLLIVSMDFLIRRFNIDARLAITVHDEIRYLVKEEDKYRAAMALQVANVWTRAMFAQQVGINDLPQSCAYFSAVDIDHVLRKEVDMDCITPSHPTPIAHGESLDINTLLGKGSEAMLDPAIVPESRFAPQPELYEYTARVPVMETIQDSSRDKLSFIKAQIVDSDDELRDMVKDMKKAEAAIAAKERPVTKSSLKNVLPYHAHPQLIPMEEPMSVSEALSAKYRNGQDGKKQWSWTRATGKNPRTSTRL from the exons ATGAATGCGCTCTgtcctgctgctggccacGTCCAGCGCGCTTCGACAGCCAGCTTCGTGCGCATAGCTCGCCACCATGCATACCGGCGACTGGCATGGCGTGCACATGTTCGCTGGCTGTCGGACATCGCCAAGCAAGAGAATGGCAAGCGTCGCGAGAGCCTGGCGA TTGCATCACAATCCAGGTACAACGAGATTGGCGTGCAGCAACTAAGCTCCCATGTTTTCAGCCAGATTTTCCCTGACGGCTGCAAACCGCCTCCCGAAGAACTCGTAAAACTATCAAAAGACCACTTACAGCGCCATGACCTCCTTGGCAAAAATACCGATGATTCCGGACCCATCGCCTTTGACCTGCCCCAGCTGCAGGGGCGAACCCTCGATGAACACTTCTACAAACTTGGATCTGATTGCGCAGAGCCGTATCTGTCAAACGCGAAACAGTTCGCCCGAGCGAGCGTTCCGCCGAAACCGAGAAAATGGGTGCGACGTAGTGGGTGGACAAAATATTATCCAGATGGGCGAAGCGAACCTGTCGATGTTCCCAACGAGACGATGCTCTGTTTCGATACTGAAGTCATGTGGAAAGAGAGCCCTTTCGCTGTCATGGCGTGCGCTTCAAGCCCTACAGCATGGTACGCATGGCTTTCTCCATGGCTGCTTGGGGAGTCAAAGAATGACCGCCAGCTCATCCCACTGGGTGATCCGACCAAGGATCGTGTGATTGTTGGTCACAACGTTGGCTACGACCGTGCCAGGGTTCTAGAAGAGTACGACATTAAGCAGTCACGAAATGCCTTCATAGATACCATGTCGTTGCACGTCGCTGTGAACGGCATGTGCTCCCAACAGAGGCCAACATGGATGAAGCACAAGAAGAATCGGGAACTTCGAGAACGTATTGCAAGTCAGACACCTGACAATGATCTTGCGGAGCTTTTGAGCAACAAGAGTATGcacgacgaggaagagcTATGGGTAGAGCGCAGCTCAGTAAACTCGTTGCGGGATGTAGCCAAGTTTCATCTCAACGTGTCTATCGACAAAGCGGTTCGAGACGACTTTGGCGAATTAGATCGCCAAGGCattttggcaaagttggaCGAACTGATGGATTATTGTGCAGCAGACGTAGCCATCACACACCGTATCTACCAGATTGTGTTCCCCAACTTTCTGGAGGTATGCCCACATCCAGTCAGCTTTGCAGCTCTGCGGCACCTTGCGTCCGTCATCTTGCCGGTCAACAAATCGTGGGACGCATATATAGCAAACTCTGAAGCAACATACCACAAGCTATCCGATGCTGTTCAAGAAAGACTTGTTGGTTTGACGGACAAGGCACTCGAAATCAAGAACAACCCAGAGAAATGGCAAAACGACCCTTGGATGAAGCAGCTGGATTGGTCCGGACAGGAAGTTCGCATGGTCAAAGGAAAACGCAAAGACGATCCGCCGCGGCCTGCAGCCCGACAGAAGAAGCCAGGAATGCCACAGTGGTACAAAGATCTGTTTACAAAGAATGACTCGCCTATTAGCATCACCGTTCGCACTCGGATAGCGCCGCTGCTCCTCAGGCTGGCTTGGGATGGCCACCCATTGTTCTGGTCAGACAAATACGGATGGACTTTCCGTGTTCCCCGTGGGGAGTCAGAAAAATACACTGCGAAACAGATGATTCAGTGTACGTTTGATGAAACGGAACCAGCCCTTCGTGATGATAGAGAACACGAGTTTTTTAAGCTTCCACACAAAGATGGGCCTACGGCCCGATGCGCAAATCCCATGGCGAAGGGATACTTGAGCTATTTCGAGAAAGGCACACTCTCATCAGAGTACGAGTATGCCAAGGAGGCTTTGGAAATGAATGCGTCATGCTCATATTGGATCAGCGCAAGAGACCGAATCATGTCTCAGATGGTAGTTTATGAGGAAGACATCTCCGGCAAGAAGTCAGGTAAAAGACGAGCAGCCAAGTCAACTGCAGATTCCAAGGGCTTTATCTTGCCACAAGTCATTCCTATGGGAACCATTACGCGCCGTGCCGTCGAAAATACATGGTTGACCGCCAGCAACGCAAAGAAGAACCGTGTTGGCTCAGAACTCAAGGCCATGGTTAAGGCACCCCAGGGCTACTGCTTCGTCGGAGCTGACGTCGACTCTGAGGAGCTCTGGATTGCTagcttggttggtgatgctACATTCAAGATCCACGGTGGTAATGCCATTGGCTTCATGACACTCGAAGGCACAAAAGCGGCAGGAACAGACTTGCACTCACGGACTGCTGGTATATTGGGTATCACCAGaaatgatgccaaagttTTCAATTATGGGCGAATATATGGCGCTGGCTTGAAGTTTGCCGCCACTCTGCTGCGACAATTCAACCCTGGCTTGTCCGAGAAAGAGACTATGGAAGTTGCTTCGAAGCTGTACGCAAATACCAAGGGCACGAAGACGAGTCGCAAAGTCATCCACAACAAGCCATTTTGGCGAGGCGGGACCGAAtccttcgtcttcaacaagcttgaAGAATTTGCCGAGCAAGAACGGCCACGGACGCCAGTTCTAGGGGCTGGAATCACTGAGGCGCTCATGGGCCGGTTTATCAACAAGGGTGGCTACCTGACATCAAGAATAAACTGGGCCATTCAGTCTTCGGGTGTCGATTACCTCCACTTGCTTATAGTTTCTATGGATTTCCTCATTAGGAGATTCAACATTGATGCTCGTCTGGCCATCACTGTTCATGACGAGATCCGATACCTTGtcaaagaggaggacaagTACCGCGCCGCCATGGCTCTCCAGGTGGCCAACGTCTGGACACGAGCCATGTTTGCTCAGCAAGTTGGCATCAACGACCTGCCCCAATCTTGTGCGTACTTTTCTGCTGTCGATATCGACCATGTGCTCCGTAAGGAAGTCGACATGGACTGTATTACTCCCAGCCATCCTACTCCCATCGCGCATGGAGAGAGCTTGGACATCAACACGTTACTAGGAAAGGGATCGGAGGCCATGCTAGACCCTGCAATTGTTCCAGAGTCTCGATTTGCACCACAACCTGAGCTGTACGAATACACAGCTCGTGTTCCTGTGATGGAGACCATCCAAGACTCTTCGAGAGACAAGTTATCTTTTATCAAAGCTCAAATCGTCGACAGCGATGACGAACTGCGAGATATGGTGAAGGATATGAAAAAGGCAGAGGCAGCAATTGCTGCCAAAGAGAGGCCAGTGACCAAAAGCTCGCTGAAGAATGTGCTACCATATCACGCACACCCACAACTAATCCCTATGGAAGAACCCATGTCCGTGTCTGAGGCCTTGAGCGCCAAGTATCGGAATGGGCAAGACGGGAAGAAGCAATGGTCGTGGACTAGAGCTACTGGTAAGAACCCAAGGACAAGCACGAGGTTGTAA
- a CDS encoding SLX8 protein (similar to Beauveria bassiana ARSEF 2860 XP_008595562.1) has translation MSSPPSHSETPAAGPERNPGQSNRTRSAPGRHTRQLPPLPQEYSHPARSSSPRHHTSASASASASASTPSSTSARRSLRGLNPPTLSNSPSTPVRQRQQSPSYWPALRRASTNITLPAQWGDDTFANNLSLVDSTATSGRLGDDDNLFLSSFVDNDFSSPSSYPLFTTNLPAGESSQADQATFQPHQAPPNNPGSAAPPRRTSACGRTFGAPSRSTTQISSSSVGDSQNTSFTTDSGEDPPSQSSQQSFSAKMPPPPRLRSLLNDVDPSSNSKRSRTSQSNTIAVNTAAPEPLAMPSLSDDDLFGEGLSQGLEGEDLTRIDLTNANAVPDELKQPAVDNRTKISKFQCAICMDDATTVTVTHCGHLYCAQCLHSSLTVESTKGKCPMCRAKIDMKPRNSYTLKTKGYWHLELKLMTASKGKRKADDIS, from the exons ATGTCCTCGCCTCCATCCCATTCGGAAACACCAGCTGCAGGGCCAGAACGCAATCCAGGACAGAGTAATCGCACCCGCAGTGCACCAGGACGACATACTCGACAACTCCCGCCGCTGCCGCAAGAATATTCTCATCCGGcacgctcctcctcccctcgCCACCACACTtccgcatccgcatccgcttctgcttctgcttccacCCCGTCATCTACGTCTGCCAGAAGATCCTTGCGAGGGTTGAATCCACCGACACTTTCGAACTCCCCGTCAACACCTGTTagacaaagacaacaatCACCCTCATACTGGCCCGCTCTGCGTCgtgccagcaccaacattACCCTTCCTGCTCAGTGGGGCGACGACACCTTCGCGAACAACCTTTCTCTTGTCGATAGCACAGCGACTTCGGGCCGTTTGGGCGACGACGATAATCTATTTCTGAGTTCATTCGTCGACAACGACTTCTCCTCACCGTCGAGCTATCCTCTGTTCACGACAAATCTGCCCGCTGGCGAGTCATCACAGGCAGACCAGGCCACATTTCAGCCTCACCAGGCGCCTCCCAACAACCCTGGATCAGCGGCCCCTCCACGCCGGACGTCAGCCTGCGGTCGAACATTCGGTGCACCTTCACGGTCTACCACGCAAATTAGTTCTTCGAGCGTGGGAGATTCACAAAATACATCCTTTACAACAGACAGCGGAGAGGACCCGCCATCGCAGAGTTCACAACAATCGTTTTCTGCCAAGATGCCGCCACCGCCTCGTCTACGGAGCTTGCTTAACGATGTTGATCCGTCGTCGAATAGTAAACGGAGCAGAACATCGCAATCAAATACCATTGCGGTAAACACAGCTGCCCCAGAGCCATTAGCGATGCCATCGCTTTCTGACGACGACTTATTCGGCGAGGGTCTTTCACAAGGGCTAGAAGGCGAAGACCTCACAAGGATAGACTTGACAAACGCCAATGCAGTCCCAGACGAGTTAAAGCAGCCCGCAGTAGATAACCGCACCAAGATTTCCAAATTCCAATGTGCCATCTGCATGGACGACGCCACAACAGTGACCGTCACACATTGCG GCCATCTCTACTGTGCGCAGTGTCTGCACTCGTCACTCACAGTCGAGTCCACCAAAGGCAAATGCCCCATGTGCAGAGCCAAGATAGACATGAAGCCCCGGAACTCATATACCCTGAAGACAAAAGGGTACTGGCATCttgagctcaagctcatgACGGCGTCGAAGGGGAAACGAAAGGCAGATGACATATCATGA